One segment of Ketobacter sp. MCCC 1A13808 DNA contains the following:
- a CDS encoding adenosine kinase has product MKKYNVYAIGNALVDMEFAIDDDFLTKQGIDKGVMTLVDKNQQQSLYDALAGHSGKMASGGSAANTIIGVSHFGGNAFYSCKVANDPAGDFYVQDLVAAGVDTNLHRQREDGVSGKCIVLITPDAERTMQTYLGISETVSEAELQEQAITHSDYCYLEGYLVTSDSGRAAAIKARKIAEKAGVKTALTFSDPNMVKFFKDGLQEMLGDKVDLLFCNEEEALTWTGADDIEAAAEELKQICSSYAITLGEHGSLVFDGSTQHRIAATPVQAVDSNGAGDLFAGAFLYGLTHGYDYVKSAELASRAAGLLVTQFGPRLKIDQYKSLLN; this is encoded by the coding sequence ATGAAGAAATATAACGTCTATGCCATTGGTAACGCATTGGTGGATATGGAATTCGCAATAGATGATGATTTTTTAACCAAGCAAGGTATTGATAAAGGGGTAATGACCCTGGTGGACAAAAACCAGCAACAATCACTGTATGACGCTTTAGCCGGCCACAGCGGCAAAATGGCCAGTGGTGGTTCGGCGGCAAACACCATCATCGGAGTCAGTCACTTTGGCGGGAATGCCTTCTACTCCTGCAAAGTCGCAAACGATCCGGCGGGTGATTTCTATGTTCAGGATTTGGTAGCGGCCGGCGTCGACACCAATTTGCACAGGCAGCGGGAAGACGGCGTCAGCGGCAAGTGCATTGTCTTAATCACGCCAGATGCAGAGCGCACCATGCAGACGTATCTGGGCATTTCCGAAACAGTTTCGGAAGCGGAATTACAAGAACAGGCTATTACCCATTCCGATTACTGTTACCTTGAAGGCTACCTGGTGACGTCAGACAGCGGCCGCGCCGCTGCCATCAAGGCACGAAAAATTGCCGAAAAGGCGGGAGTGAAAACCGCATTGACCTTCTCGGATCCCAACATGGTGAAGTTTTTCAAAGACGGATTGCAGGAAATGCTGGGGGATAAAGTAGACCTTCTGTTCTGTAATGAAGAAGAAGCGCTCACCTGGACCGGTGCTGATGATATCGAAGCCGCAGCAGAGGAACTGAAACAGATCTGCAGTAGCTATGCGATCACTTTGGGTGAGCACGGCTCCCTGGTATTCGACGGCTCGACGCAACACCGGATTGCTGCGACTCCGGTGCAGGCAGTAGACAGCAACGGCGCCGGTGACTTGTTTGCCGGTGCATTCCTGTATGGCTTGACCCATGGTTATGACTACGTTAAGTCAGCAGAATTAGCCTCTCGTGCAGCTGGCCTTCTGGTTACCCAATTCGGCCCCCGTCTCAAAATTGACCAATATAAGTCATTGTTAAATTAA
- a CDS encoding Crp/Fnr family transcriptional regulator, with translation MFLESNFTEQFEKTDNYCKDLLSKALVDIPPSSKAVSYASFEDLYEAEENQGLVFLLEEGTVAHQQENKTLFHYDAGDLIGMSQWGGMPIAKYYTESPVTLVPYNREALWQKAMSDAKKARQWGDYLLAECARHSSVIASLDTPVDKTSLGFQTYSPGETIIEEGTASDTVFSIVEGHANVFVQNIKVGEVLEDEIFGAMSLLTNSPRTASVIADQRCLVMVVPRSQFEMMIKTHPRICISLMENMARQIVSLNEQITAVHSQAS, from the coding sequence ATGTTCTTAGAGTCCAATTTCACTGAGCAGTTTGAGAAGACGGACAATTACTGTAAGGACTTGTTATCCAAAGCATTAGTGGACATCCCACCGAGCAGCAAAGCGGTCTCGTACGCGTCATTTGAAGACCTGTACGAAGCTGAAGAAAATCAGGGCCTGGTGTTTCTTCTGGAAGAAGGCACCGTCGCTCATCAGCAGGAAAACAAGACACTTTTTCACTATGATGCCGGTGATCTTATCGGTATGTCGCAATGGGGCGGCATGCCCATCGCAAAATACTACACCGAATCCCCGGTTACTTTGGTTCCCTATAATCGTGAAGCACTGTGGCAAAAAGCCATGAGTGACGCCAAAAAAGCGCGGCAATGGGGGGACTATCTGCTTGCAGAATGCGCCCGCCATTCCAGTGTCATTGCTTCCCTTGATACGCCCGTCGACAAAACCTCATTGGGTTTTCAAACTTACTCCCCGGGTGAAACCATCATCGAAGAAGGCACCGCCTCCGACACCGTTTTCTCTATTGTTGAAGGCCACGCCAACGTGTTTGTACAAAATATTAAAGTGGGCGAAGTACTGGAAGATGAAATTTTTGGTGCTATGTCACTATTGACCAATAGCCCCCGTACTGCTTCAGTTATTGCAGACCAACGGTGTTTGGTCATGGTCGTACCTCGCAGCCAGTTCGAAATGATGATAAAAACACATCCACGGATTTGTATCAGCTTGATGGAAAATATGGCGCGACAAATTGTGTCCCTGAACGAGCAAATTACTGCCGTGCACAGCCAGGCATCATAG
- a CDS encoding lysophospholipid acyltransferase family protein, giving the protein MNAEVQCLVPVARFTPPPLHTVKAANALARGYFKPQFTGLENVNPINPALLVGNHTIYGMLDGPLLFEKLYESKGIVLRSLGDHMHFKVPLWRDVLKQSGAVPGTRENCARLMEAGEHILVYPGGGREVAKRKGEKYKLTWKTRTGFCYMAIKHQYPIIPVASLGADDAFDVVLDAYDFMRTPVARRILKSKLISNQTANGDLLMPLAKGIGPTLIPRPEKFYFSFGEPIDTRPYAGQENNKERLWQLRYQVMQSLERELEKLRVMRAGDSDVGLWRKLLTKRK; this is encoded by the coding sequence ATGAATGCGGAAGTTCAGTGTTTAGTGCCGGTAGCGCGCTTTACCCCTCCCCCTTTGCACACCGTGAAAGCAGCAAATGCATTGGCGCGGGGTTATTTCAAACCCCAGTTCACCGGTCTGGAAAACGTCAACCCGATCAATCCCGCTTTGCTGGTTGGCAACCACACCATCTATGGCATGTTGGATGGGCCGCTGTTATTCGAAAAACTTTACGAATCCAAAGGCATTGTGTTGCGCTCTCTGGGCGATCATATGCATTTCAAAGTCCCGTTGTGGCGCGATGTTTTAAAACAAAGCGGAGCGGTTCCCGGCACGCGAGAAAACTGCGCGCGCCTAATGGAAGCCGGTGAACATATACTGGTATACCCCGGAGGCGGAAGGGAAGTCGCTAAACGAAAAGGTGAAAAATACAAACTCACATGGAAAACCCGCACCGGCTTTTGCTATATGGCAATCAAACATCAATATCCCATCATCCCCGTTGCCTCTCTGGGTGCCGATGACGCTTTCGATGTGGTGCTCGATGCCTATGATTTTATGCGTACACCGGTCGCACGCCGCATTCTGAAGAGCAAACTCATTAGCAACCAAACCGCTAACGGTGATTTGCTTATGCCATTAGCAAAAGGCATCGGTCCGACCTTGATTCCCCGACCCGAAAAATTCTATTTCTCTTTTGGCGAGCCCATTGACACTCGCCCTTATGCGGGGCAGGAGAACAATAAAGAACGGCTCTGGCAACTGCGTTATCAAGTGATGCAAAGCCTGGAGCGGGAATTGGAAAAGCTGAGAGTGATGCGGGCCGGCGATAGCGACGTAGGCCTGTGGCGTAAGTTATTGACCAAGCGGAAATAG